One window of Desulfovibrio subterraneus genomic DNA carries:
- a CDS encoding NAD-binding protein, with translation MKVLICGAGLVAAELLKRLGKNWQVTLIDKDKTKTGLCLQGCDMVVKTMFEDASSPVTLDQAGLTGQDYVLALTDRDEVNLAVVRRAREAGVAQVLALVHASTRVDEFESLGARVVLVGSLPARHIYHYLEDPRVAVTPLATGRGEVLEVDTSAFFRMIGKPAVSVRGEGWKLAALFRQGRFLLPEYDTRVEAGDRMIIVGEAGSFQPVCSLLECDSPHFPLAYGRGVLVALLPGSESQNAVLDEALYLSRYTKVSHMDVVCAEDQCSVEKRIKEFSHVYEAHPEMDTDAMLRRVREKVEEGSIGCVVVPPFETALWNRLLKPPLVGLAHSLGCPVLISRGSEPYSRILVPFNNNPVAELTLELALDFAKQVQAAVSVVIVEEEDFVHGEDWSPSSEGMSKRIKEIAHVHKVKLNVMVRKGNPVKEITAISAEYDLLVVGSSTDQKDLFFPHVGEMLTRSASCSVLVITS, from the coding sequence ATGAAGGTGCTCATTTGCGGAGCAGGTCTGGTTGCAGCGGAGCTGCTTAAGCGTCTCGGCAAGAACTGGCAGGTTACGCTCATAGATAAGGACAAAACCAAAACGGGCTTATGTCTGCAGGGTTGCGACATGGTAGTCAAAACCATGTTCGAAGATGCCTCCAGTCCTGTTACGCTTGATCAAGCCGGACTCACCGGTCAGGACTATGTTCTGGCCCTTACGGACAGGGACGAGGTGAATCTGGCCGTGGTGCGCAGGGCTCGTGAGGCTGGTGTGGCGCAAGTGCTTGCACTCGTGCACGCATCGACACGCGTTGACGAGTTCGAGTCGCTTGGTGCCCGCGTCGTGCTCGTGGGCTCGCTGCCTGCACGTCATATTTATCATTATCTCGAAGACCCCAGAGTGGCCGTCACTCCGCTTGCCACGGGAAGAGGAGAGGTGCTTGAGGTTGATACCTCGGCCTTTTTCCGGATGATAGGCAAGCCCGCTGTTTCTGTCCGCGGCGAGGGCTGGAAGCTGGCCGCCCTGTTCCGGCAGGGGCGTTTCCTTCTTCCGGAATACGACACAAGGGTGGAGGCAGGCGACCGCATGATTATTGTGGGTGAAGCAGGCTCCTTCCAGCCTGTATGCTCCCTGCTGGAATGTGATTCTCCCCATTTCCCGCTGGCCTACGGGCGGGGAGTGCTGGTGGCTCTTCTTCCCGGCAGCGAATCCCAGAATGCCGTGCTGGATGAGGCGCTCTATCTTTCCCGGTACACCAAGGTTTCGCACATGGATGTTGTGTGCGCCGAGGACCAGTGCTCGGTGGAAAAGCGTATCAAGGAATTTTCCCATGTGTATGAGGCGCATCCCGAGATGGATACGGACGCCATGCTGCGCAGGGTTCGCGAAAAGGTGGAAGAGGGCAGTATAGGCTGTGTTGTCGTGCCGCCGTTTGAAACCGCCCTGTGGAACCGTCTGCTCAAGCCACCGCTGGTCGGGCTGGCGCATTCTCTCGGCTGTCCGGTGCTCATATCCAGAGGGTCGGAGCCGTATTCCAGAATTCTGGTACCCTTCAATAACAACCCCGTTGCCGAGCTTACCCTTGAGCTTGCGCTGGATTTTGCCAAGCAGGTGCAGGCGGCAGTTTCGGTTGTCATAGTGGAAGAAGAGGACTTTGTGCACGGCGAAGACTGGAGCCCCTCATCCGAAGGGATGAGCAAGCGCATCAAGGAAATTGCTCATGTTCACAAGGTGAAACTGAATGTCATGGTGCGCAAGGGCAATCCGGTGAAGGAGATTACAGCCATATCGGCGGAATATGACCTGCTCGTTGTGGGAAGCTCCACAGACCAGAAGGATCTGTTCTTTCCTCATGTTGGCGAAATGCTGACCAGAAGCGCCAGTTGCTCCGTGCTGGTCATCACGTCTTAG
- a CDS encoding MetS family NSS transporter small subunit produces the protein MTTSAIIMMIVGFGVTWGGATWCLRLAIRKHLSQKD, from the coding sequence ATGACAACTTCAGCCATCATCATGATGATCGTCGGTTTTGGCGTAACATGGGGCGGGGCCACATGGTGTCTGCGCCTTGCGATACGCAAGCATCTTTCCCAGAAGGATTAG
- a CDS encoding cation:proton antiporter, with protein MIVHQAYSLLLVSGAALILPGVSRILRIPAPVAEILFGVLLGKSLLHLQFSGEWLPFLAELGFLMLMFQSGMEIDFSVLTRQSAKEVLLQFVVFCGTVAGAFAITLFLGLHPFMALVLSTTSLGLVMPTLRETGLLKTMFGQRVLIASTLADFLTLLAITLFMLWDEHGLSLQLISPLPLFIGFGLLLRMGRLWAWWNPDKVRKLLDSEGNLEMGVRFSLALLFLFVAFSELVHLEPVLGAFMGGCVLSYVFRAKETLEGKLSALGFGFLVPVFFINVGMQFDLSNVLRPDMLILTALLLVFAFLVKVIPAFLFGLRGMKLRDSLRAGVLLSSRLSLIVAAAELGVSRGFVTPAQQDAIILLAMLTCLLGPTLFKLLSKTVIQPQGRAGESA; from the coding sequence ATGATTGTGCATCAGGCATATTCGCTTCTGCTTGTTTCCGGAGCGGCACTTATTCTTCCCGGTGTAAGCCGCATATTGCGGATTCCTGCCCCTGTGGCGGAAATTCTCTTCGGCGTATTGCTCGGCAAGAGCCTGCTGCACCTGCAGTTTTCCGGTGAATGGTTACCGTTTCTGGCGGAACTCGGTTTTCTCATGCTCATGTTTCAGTCGGGTATGGAGATTGATTTCAGTGTGCTCACACGCCAGTCCGCGAAAGAGGTATTGCTGCAGTTCGTCGTCTTTTGCGGTACGGTGGCCGGTGCCTTTGCCATAACGCTGTTTCTCGGGCTGCACCCCTTTATGGCGCTTGTGCTTTCCACCACTTCGCTGGGGCTGGTTATGCCCACATTGCGGGAGACAGGACTTTTGAAAACCATGTTCGGCCAGCGGGTGCTCATTGCTTCGACGCTTGCCGATTTTCTGACCCTGCTGGCCATTACGCTCTTCATGCTGTGGGATGAGCACGGGCTTTCTTTACAGCTCATTTCGCCCTTACCCTTGTTTATAGGCTTTGGACTGCTGCTTCGCATGGGACGGCTGTGGGCATGGTGGAATCCCGACAAGGTCCGAAAACTGCTTGATTCCGAAGGCAATCTTGAAATGGGAGTGCGGTTTTCGCTTGCCTTGCTGTTCCTGTTCGTGGCCTTTTCCGAGCTGGTGCATCTTGAGCCGGTACTTGGCGCGTTCATGGGCGGGTGTGTGCTTTCCTATGTATTCCGGGCCAAGGAAACGCTCGAGGGCAAGCTTTCCGCACTTGGTTTCGGTTTTCTCGTGCCGGTGTTCTTTATCAATGTGGGCATGCAGTTCGACCTTTCCAATGTGTTGCGTCCGGATATGCTGATTCTTACGGCCCTGCTGCTGGTCTTCGCGTTTCTGGTTAAAGTGATCCCGGCTTTCCTTTTCGGACTGCGAGGCATGAAACTGCGTGATTCGCTGCGGGCGGGGGTGCTTCTGTCTTCCCGGTTGAGCCTTATTGTTGCCGCGGCAGAACTTGGCGTATCGCGAGGATTTGTGACTCCGGCGCAGCAGGATGCCATCATTTTGCTGGCCATGCTCACCTGCCTTCTTGGCCCCACGTTGTTCAAGCTGCTCAGCAAAACCGTCATTCAACCGCAGGGCAGGGCAGGGGAATCCGCCTAG
- a CDS encoding phenylacetate--CoA ligase family protein, with the protein MIYDVDRETLPREELEALQLRRLQNLCERVYANVPHYRKRFDEAGVNPSDIKSLKDLKYLPFTEKQDLRNNYPFGLFAVPKDTIVRLHASSGTTGKATVVGYTQRDLNNWAELMARSFMCAGASRQDFVHNAYGYGLFTGGLGAHYGAERLGATVIPVSGGGTKRQVQLMRDFGATVLCSTPSYGLVLHEAAQEAGIDIRTLPLRIGIFGAEPWTDAMRADIEDKMGITAVNIYGLSEIMGPGVSMECAVAKDGMHIWEDHFLPEIIDPVTGEQLPPGETGELVITTLSKEGIPLIRYRTRDITSLNYTPCACGRTHVRMRRITGRSDDMLIIRGVNVFPSQIESIILETEGASPHYQIIVTRDGNLDHMEIQVEVDETMFSDAIKNLQRIEGRIQKTIKEFLGVSTKVRLVEPRTIERSAGKAKRVFDNRDA; encoded by the coding sequence ATGATTTACGACGTTGACCGCGAGACGCTTCCCCGTGAGGAGCTGGAAGCGCTTCAACTGCGGCGGCTGCAAAACCTTTGCGAGCGCGTGTACGCAAACGTGCCCCACTATCGCAAACGGTTCGACGAGGCGGGGGTAAACCCCTCCGACATCAAATCCCTGAAAGACCTCAAGTATCTACCGTTTACCGAGAAGCAAGACCTACGCAACAACTATCCTTTCGGTCTTTTTGCTGTCCCCAAGGATACCATCGTCCGCCTGCATGCCTCGTCCGGCACTACGGGCAAGGCAACCGTTGTGGGCTATACCCAGCGCGACCTGAACAACTGGGCCGAACTTATGGCCCGCTCCTTCATGTGTGCCGGTGCCTCTCGTCAGGATTTCGTACACAACGCATATGGTTACGGCCTGTTTACGGGCGGCCTTGGAGCGCATTACGGCGCTGAACGGCTTGGCGCGACTGTTATTCCCGTATCGGGCGGCGGAACCAAACGTCAGGTGCAGCTCATGCGCGACTTCGGCGCAACCGTGCTCTGCTCCACGCCTTCCTACGGCCTTGTTCTGCACGAGGCAGCACAGGAAGCGGGCATTGATATCCGCACCCTGCCCCTGCGCATAGGCATCTTCGGTGCCGAACCATGGACAGACGCCATGCGTGCCGACATCGAAGACAAGATGGGCATCACCGCAGTGAACATTTACGGCCTTTCGGAAATCATGGGACCCGGTGTTTCCATGGAATGCGCCGTTGCCAAGGACGGCATGCACATATGGGAAGACCACTTCCTGCCGGAAATCATTGATCCCGTTACCGGCGAGCAGCTGCCCCCCGGCGAGACCGGCGAGCTTGTCATCACCACGCTGAGCAAGGAAGGCATTCCGCTCATCCGCTACCGCACGCGTGATATCACATCGCTGAACTACACTCCCTGCGCCTGCGGCAGAACCCATGTCCGTATGCGCCGCATAACCGGCCGCAGCGACGACATGCTCATCATCCGCGGCGTAAACGTGTTCCCCTCCCAGATCGAGTCCATCATTCTGGAAACAGAAGGCGCATCGCCCCACTACCAGATCATCGTCACCCGCGACGGCAATCTGGACCACATGGAGATTCAGGTGGAAGTGGACGAAACCATGTTCTCCGACGCCATCAAGAACCTGCAGCGCATCGAAGGACGCATCCAGAAAACCATCAAGGAGTTCCTCGGTGTGTCCACCAAGGTGCGCCTTGTGGAACCCAGAACCATCGAACGTTCCGCAGGCAAGGCCAAGCGCGTTTTCGACAACCGCGACGCGTAA
- a CDS encoding protoheme IX farnesyltransferase — protein MMRPLARLVRLPVSIMVAVSAAFGYLLVRPVFDTELGLACMGTFWLASACSVLNQVQESDSDALLSRTAGRPLPMGQISVSVALCIALVCGAAAVACFLMLKVPALLWMTCGIVLSYNAVYTPLKRRTGFALLVGAVPGAMPPVMGWAAAGGSVADVAALAVFAVYYLWQVPHFWLRVERDAGEYVRAGLPIPVTVFGHERYRMLLRLWFHAYVAGILLLPLFARMQTPQMRVAMTLTAVSVFLLTGTVLYKGGKKGHRAAFQWVNASLAIVMCLLLADRLFAAYY, from the coding sequence ATGATGCGTCCTTTGGCAAGGCTTGTACGGCTGCCCGTTTCCATCATGGTGGCGGTTTCGGCTGCCTTCGGGTACCTGCTGGTGCGTCCGGTTTTCGACACGGAATTGGGACTTGCCTGCATGGGAACCTTCTGGCTCGCTTCTGCCTGTTCGGTGCTGAACCAGGTACAGGAAAGTGATTCGGATGCCTTGCTCAGCCGTACCGCCGGCCGCCCCTTACCCATGGGGCAGATATCCGTTTCCGTGGCACTGTGCATTGCTTTGGTGTGCGGTGCTGCGGCAGTGGCCTGCTTTCTCATGCTCAAGGTTCCGGCGTTGCTGTGGATGACCTGCGGCATTGTGCTGTCCTACAACGCTGTATACACCCCCCTGAAGAGGCGCACCGGCTTTGCTCTGCTTGTCGGAGCCGTTCCCGGCGCCATGCCCCCCGTCATGGGGTGGGCCGCTGCCGGAGGCAGCGTGGCGGATGTTGCAGCACTGGCGGTGTTTGCCGTCTATTATCTGTGGCAGGTGCCGCATTTCTGGCTGAGAGTGGAGCGGGATGCGGGTGAATATGTCCGGGCCGGATTGCCTATTCCGGTTACCGTTTTTGGCCATGAACGCTACAGAATGTTGCTCAGGCTGTGGTTTCATGCCTATGTGGCAGGCATTCTGCTGTTGCCGCTGTTTGCCCGCATGCAGACACCGCAAATGCGGGTGGCAATGACTTTAACCGCGGTATCGGTGTTTCTGCTGACCGGCACAGTTCTCTATAAAGGCGGAAAAAAGGGACATCGTGCGGCGTTTCAATGGGTAAATGCGTCTCTTGCCATTGTCATGTGTCTGCTGCTTGCAGACAGACTGTTCGCGGCATATTACTGA
- a CDS encoding nitroreductase family protein: MDFRKLVLQNRSYRRFDGQKKITLQELEALVDLARHTPCGANRQPLKYVLVTSQDMCEDIFPALGWAGYLPEWKGPAEGERPTAYIVVLGDDAISTETQVDLGIASQTIMLGAASMGLGGCMLGAINKDKIHATLELPQSLRVLLVLALGHPAEKVVIEPLGEDGNIKYWRDAASVHHVPKRSLEDLIVARHA; encoded by the coding sequence ATGGATTTCAGGAAACTGGTTCTGCAAAACCGCAGCTACCGCCGGTTTGACGGGCAGAAGAAAATTACCCTGCAGGAACTGGAAGCTCTGGTCGACCTTGCACGACACACGCCTTGCGGCGCGAACCGTCAGCCCTTGAAGTATGTTCTTGTGACCTCGCAGGACATGTGCGAAGACATCTTCCCCGCGCTGGGCTGGGCCGGTTATCTTCCCGAGTGGAAGGGACCTGCCGAGGGCGAACGTCCGACAGCCTATATCGTAGTGCTCGGCGATGACGCCATAAGCACGGAAACACAGGTGGACCTTGGCATAGCCAGCCAGACCATCATGCTCGGCGCAGCCTCCATGGGACTGGGCGGTTGCATGCTCGGGGCCATCAACAAGGATAAGATACACGCCACGCTGGAATTGCCGCAGTCTCTGCGCGTACTGCTCGTGCTTGCGCTGGGGCATCCTGCGGAGAAAGTGGTAATTGAACCACTTGGCGAGGACGGAAATATCAAGTATTGGCGTGACGCCGCGAGCGTTCACCATGTGCCTAAGCGCAGTCTTGAGGACCTCATCGTGGCTCGCCACGCATAA
- a CDS encoding sodium-dependent transporter: protein MKSREQWGSRLGFILAAVGSAIGLGNIWRFPYMAYENGGGAFLIPYIFALLTAGIPFMILEFGLGQKYRGSAPKVFAMLNPKWEWIGWAQVMVAFVISIYYIAVVGWTLNYTVFAFDQSWGADPKAFFFGDYLGVTDSPLNLGGIRWNILAACAFAWLVTWAACTSGVRKGIERACKVLIPLLFLLVLVLISRVVTLDGAMTGLEYLFKPDFSKIADFSVWTDAYGQIFYSLSVGFSIMLAYSSYLPKESDTANNAAMTVFINCGFSLLAGVMIFSVLGNMAHETGKTVTDVAGAGVGLAFVIIPKAINTMPMPTFFGVLFFLCLVMAGLSSLISIVEAVCASFIDKFGWSRKATVTVYCVGGFALTSVYATGGGLLILDIVDHFINNLCLLPVALLEIVLISWVVGLDDIRKHVNATSDFAVGKLWKTCLKFVTIAVLGYATLRNFQGDIATPYGGYATEELIVLGWALIPFVLMMGVYLRNKQASPAFLTSHH from the coding sequence ATGAAATCACGTGAACAGTGGGGCTCGCGGCTGGGATTCATTCTGGCAGCCGTCGGTTCTGCCATCGGCCTCGGTAACATCTGGCGTTTCCCGTACATGGCCTATGAAAACGGCGGCGGGGCGTTCCTTATTCCTTACATCTTTGCGCTGCTGACGGCCGGTATTCCCTTCATGATTCTGGAATTCGGGCTTGGACAGAAATATCGCGGCTCTGCTCCCAAGGTTTTTGCCATGCTCAATCCCAAATGGGAATGGATTGGCTGGGCGCAGGTCATGGTCGCTTTTGTCATTTCCATCTACTATATTGCCGTTGTGGGCTGGACCCTCAACTACACCGTTTTTGCCTTTGATCAGAGCTGGGGCGCAGATCCCAAGGCTTTCTTCTTCGGAGATTATCTCGGCGTAACCGATTCTCCTCTGAATCTGGGCGGCATTCGCTGGAACATACTTGCAGCCTGTGCATTCGCATGGCTCGTAACCTGGGCTGCCTGTACCTCCGGCGTCCGCAAGGGTATTGAGCGCGCCTGCAAAGTTCTCATTCCCTTACTTTTCCTGCTGGTGCTGGTGCTCATTTCCCGCGTTGTAACGCTTGACGGTGCCATGACCGGCCTTGAATATCTCTTCAAGCCCGATTTCTCCAAAATCGCCGATTTCAGCGTATGGACTGACGCATACGGACAAATCTTCTATTCTCTTTCCGTGGGCTTCTCCATTATGCTGGCCTATTCAAGCTATCTGCCCAAGGAATCCGACACCGCCAACAACGCGGCAATGACCGTGTTCATCAACTGCGGTTTCTCCCTGCTGGCAGGGGTGATGATCTTCAGCGTACTTGGCAACATGGCCCATGAAACCGGTAAAACCGTTACCGACGTGGCCGGTGCAGGCGTTGGCCTTGCCTTCGTGATCATTCCCAAGGCCATCAACACCATGCCCATGCCCACCTTCTTCGGTGTGCTGTTCTTCCTCTGCCTCGTAATGGCGGGCCTCAGCTCCCTCATTTCCATCGTGGAAGCTGTATGCGCATCCTTCATCGACAAGTTCGGCTGGTCCCGCAAGGCGACTGTTACCGTATACTGTGTCGGCGGTTTCGCACTTACGTCTGTGTACGCCACGGGCGGCGGCCTGCTGATTCTCGATATAGTGGACCACTTCATCAACAACCTGTGCCTGCTGCCTGTAGCGCTGCTCGAAATAGTGCTCATCAGCTGGGTTGTCGGGCTTGATGATATTCGCAAGCATGTGAACGCCACCTCCGACTTTGCCGTCGGAAAGCTGTGGAAGACCTGCCTCAAGTTCGTGACCATTGCCGTGCTTGGCTATGCAACGCTTCGCAACTTCCAGGGAGACATTGCTACTCCCTACGGCGGTTACGCAACCGAGGAACTCATCGTTCTCGGCTGGGCCCTTATTCCCTTTGTTCTCATGATGGGCGTGTACCTGCGCAACAAGCAGGCATCTCCCGCCTTTCTGACCAGCCATCATTAG
- the rsfS gene encoding ribosome silencing factor, whose product MTVPTNKKFAVVPVTEKVENIIKWLEEKHASDVVALSLERVNSFTDAVIIASAKSVRQAQAIAEHVYAMAKESNYEYLRVEGKDSGQWVLVDLNDVVVNVFQDDVRKLFNLESLWADATVLHQDEAN is encoded by the coding sequence ATGACAGTACCTACCAACAAGAAGTTCGCCGTTGTTCCGGTAACGGAAAAGGTTGAAAATATTATCAAGTGGCTTGAAGAAAAGCACGCTTCGGACGTTGTTGCGCTCAGCCTTGAGCGCGTGAACTCCTTTACCGACGCGGTAATCATCGCATCTGCCAAGTCGGTGCGTCAGGCTCAGGCCATTGCCGAGCACGTGTACGCCATGGCCAAGGAATCCAACTACGAATACCTGCGCGTTGAAGGCAAGGACTCCGGTCAGTGGGTTCTGGTGGACCTGAACGACGTGGTCGTGAACGTCTTCCAGGATGACGTGCGCAAGCTCTTCAATCTCGAAAGCCTCTGGGCTGATGCAACCGTTCTCCATCAGGACGAAGCAAACTAG
- the gpmI gene encoding 2,3-bisphosphoglycerate-independent phosphoglycerate mutase translates to MSNLTPTLLLILDGWGIAPEGPGNAISCACTPSLDALTAHHPHTALACSGRSVGLPDGFMGNSEVGHMNIGAGRVIYQDMTRIDIAIEQGEMAVNPAILKLIADTKAKGGRLHLMGLFSDGGVHSHLLHLYALLELAKAHDVEVLIHAFMDGRDTAPTSGKGYMEQLVAACDRIGAGKVATVSGRFYAMDRDKRWDRVKVAWDCLVLGQGERASDPVAAVQAAYDAGKTDEFIMPCNIVEAGGTEPVTCIADNDGVFFFNFRADRARELSRALFDESFDDFDRVRQPVLAGFATMTAYDSTFPMDVAFVKEKGADTLGEVVSSLGLRQLRIAETEKYAHVTYFFNGGREEPLEGEDRILVNSPREVATYDLKPEMSVFEVTEKLLAEWNSGKYSLVVCNLANLDMVGHTGIMPAARAACEAVDSCVKRILDAVVASGGRAFVTADHGNAEEMLDPAGNPHTAHTMNRVPFVLVEKGTAVTLREGKLGDIAPTILDMWGVEKPAAMTGETLLVKPAA, encoded by the coding sequence ATGAGCAACCTCACTCCGACCCTGCTGCTGATTCTGGACGGCTGGGGCATTGCGCCGGAAGGTCCCGGCAATGCCATTTCCTGCGCCTGCACCCCCTCGCTCGATGCTCTGACTGCTCATCATCCCCACACTGCTCTGGCATGTTCCGGCCGTTCTGTGGGGCTGCCCGACGGATTCATGGGCAACTCCGAAGTCGGCCACATGAACATCGGCGCCGGTCGTGTGATTTATCAGGATATGACGCGCATAGACATCGCCATCGAACAAGGCGAGATGGCTGTCAATCCTGCTATCCTGAAGCTCATTGCTGATACGAAGGCCAAGGGCGGAAGACTGCACCTGATGGGCCTTTTTTCCGACGGCGGTGTGCACAGTCACCTGCTGCATCTCTATGCCCTGCTGGAGCTTGCCAAGGCACACGATGTTGAGGTGCTTATCCATGCCTTCATGGACGGCCGTGACACGGCCCCCACGAGTGGCAAGGGATATATGGAACAGCTGGTCGCTGCCTGCGACCGTATCGGGGCTGGCAAGGTCGCCACTGTTTCCGGCCGCTTTTATGCCATGGATCGTGATAAGCGCTGGGATCGAGTGAAGGTTGCCTGGGATTGTCTTGTGCTGGGGCAGGGCGAACGTGCGTCCGATCCCGTGGCAGCCGTTCAGGCGGCCTATGATGCAGGCAAGACGGATGAGTTCATCATGCCCTGCAACATCGTTGAAGCTGGTGGCACAGAGCCTGTGACCTGCATTGCCGACAACGACGGCGTGTTCTTTTTCAACTTCCGCGCCGACCGCGCCCGTGAGCTTTCCCGCGCGCTTTTCGACGAATCCTTTGACGACTTCGACAGGGTTCGGCAGCCCGTGCTGGCAGGGTTTGCAACAATGACGGCCTATGATTCCACGTTCCCCATGGATGTGGCATTTGTAAAGGAAAAGGGAGCAGATACACTGGGTGAAGTCGTCTCCTCGCTCGGACTGCGTCAGCTGCGCATTGCGGAAACAGAGAAGTACGCACATGTGACCTATTTCTTCAACGGCGGCAGGGAAGAGCCTCTGGAAGGCGAAGACCGTATTCTGGTCAATTCCCCCCGTGAGGTGGCCACCTACGATCTCAAGCCGGAAATGAGCGTTTTTGAGGTAACTGAAAAGCTGCTTGCCGAGTGGAATTCCGGCAAGTACTCTCTTGTTGTCTGCAATCTCGCCAATCTGGACATGGTGGGGCATACAGGAATAATGCCTGCGGCCCGTGCCGCTTGCGAAGCGGTGGATTCCTGCGTGAAAAGGATTCTGGATGCCGTAGTTGCTTCCGGCGGCCGTGCATTTGTGACCGCCGACCATGGTAACGCGGAAGAAATGCTGGACCCCGCAGGCAACCCGCACACTGCGCATACCATGAACAGGGTGCCGTTTGTGCTTGTGGAAAAGGGAACAGCCGTTACCCTGCGCGAAGGAAAGCTCGGCGATATTGCTCCCACCATTCTGGATATGTGGGGAGTGGAAAAACCGGCCGCAATGACCGGAGAAACCCTGCTGGTAAAACCGGCGGCATAA
- a CDS encoding DUF4079 family protein encodes MDTRIIMWIHPIIQVIATIAGFAAMYWGFRRFQMTHLKHKVMFPWKPHVRWGSIALLLWTAGLGLGLLFANMGWGSILVTDIHYMIGFAVAPLCVTAYATGFVMDKYKKKRTVLNVVHGVNNLLLCLLICMQIVTGVWVIKVFLVY; translated from the coding sequence ATGGATACCCGAATCATCATGTGGATTCATCCGATCATTCAGGTGATCGCGACAATTGCCGGTTTTGCGGCAATGTACTGGGGCTTCCGGCGGTTTCAGATGACGCACCTCAAGCACAAAGTCATGTTTCCATGGAAGCCGCATGTACGCTGGGGATCGATTGCCCTGCTGCTTTGGACAGCCGGTCTGGGACTGGGGTTGCTTTTTGCCAATATGGGCTGGGGTTCCATACTGGTCACTGACATTCATTACATGATCGGTTTTGCCGTGGCTCCGCTATGTGTTACGGCCTATGCTACCGGCTTTGTCATGGATAAGTACAAGAAGAAACGGACCGTACTGAACGTGGTGCACGGGGTAAACAACCTGCTGCTTTGCCTGCTCATATGCATGCAGATTGTGACCGGCGTATGGGTCATAAAGGTATTTCTTGTGTATTAA
- a CDS encoding class I SAM-dependent methyltransferase, whose amino-acid sequence MPTYYDKINKRLVQCNTNATSAFWDKHWENIPLNTKKPGKGDFVLGVTSKYLKQSSTIFEGGCGPCNIVHNLYLSEYNVIGLDYAQNTLHRVKNKANYLQLICGDVFDLPLSSNTIDGYWSLGVIEHFYNGYDDILKEAQRVIASNGYLFITFPTFSLLRRIKSKLNRFELLPKTFSHLDSGFYQFMLDAGEVSKKLNDYGFTIIKESKFDAAKGLKDEIPILHPLLSKVYTKQGCFAKIIRFTINKLFSPIAGHMSLIVAQKR is encoded by the coding sequence ATGCCAACATATTACGACAAAATCAATAAACGCTTGGTGCAATGCAACACTAATGCAACATCTGCATTTTGGGACAAGCACTGGGAAAATATACCACTCAATACCAAAAAACCTGGCAAAGGCGATTTTGTCTTAGGTGTCACTTCAAAATACTTAAAACAATCAAGTACAATATTTGAAGGCGGGTGCGGCCCATGCAACATTGTTCACAATTTATACCTAAGCGAATACAATGTTATTGGCCTTGATTATGCGCAAAACACACTACATAGAGTAAAGAATAAGGCAAACTATTTGCAATTAATTTGTGGAGATGTATTTGACCTGCCTCTATCGAGCAACACCATAGATGGATATTGGTCGCTTGGAGTTATTGAGCACTTCTACAATGGATATGATGACATATTAAAAGAAGCACAAAGAGTGATAGCAAGTAATGGATATTTGTTTATAACATTCCCAACCTTTTCATTACTACGCAGGATCAAATCGAAGCTTAATAGATTTGAATTGCTACCAAAAACCTTTTCTCATTTAGATAGTGGATTTTATCAATTCATGCTTGATGCTGGTGAAGTTTCAAAAAAACTTAATGATTATGGTTTCACTATCATAAAAGAATCAAAATTTGACGCTGCAAAGGGCTTAAAAGACGAGATCCCCATACTTCACCCGCTATTATCAAAAGTTTATACTAAACAAGGATGCTTTGCTAAAATCATCCGTTTCACAATCAACAAACTTTTTTCTCCAATCGCCGGGCACATGTCATTGATCGTAGCACAAAAAAGATAA